Genomic DNA from Gossypium hirsutum isolate 1008001.06 chromosome A01, Gossypium_hirsutum_v2.1, whole genome shotgun sequence:
gaGTTTAGTGTTTATGAGATAGGGGTtaagaggtttagggtttagattaattagtattttttaatttatatattaaatgatttcttatataattgtaaaagagatacattacaccaaaacaggttttaaGGGGATAGAGGTTAGGCGTTAAGGGGATAAGGGTTAGGCGTTAAGGGGATTGGGGTtaggggtttatggtttatgagtTAATATTTTAAAGCTTATGGATTATGGTTTAGGGATTATGTGTTAGGGTTTAAGGCTTAGGGGTTATGTGTTAAAGGTTTAGGTTTTAAGGGTTAAGAGATATGGGTTacgggtttagggtttaggatttaggatttaaaatttaagggtaaaggttagaggtttagggtttagattaattagtattatttaatttatatattaaacgatttcttatataattgtaaaagaaataatattaatcttaatatattaaaattataattatagtttaaattatttaagagataatagataaactttatatatattattaaatattggctatcattaattaattattatggcttccaaattataacaaataaaaataaaaatgaaaattaagagattagtggcgtttttaaaaaaacgccaaAAAAAACActattataagaaataaaaataaatatgaaaattaaaagattagtggcgttttttaaaaaaaacgtcACAAAAAACactattataacaaataaaaataaatatgtaaattaagaGATTAgtggtatttttttaaaaaacgccacaaaaaaacaCTATGAAAATGACGTCgtctttttttcttaaatttcatcTTCTTGTGTCATGCCCGACACTTAGCCATTTCCCCAAAAATCCTAAAACAGATATCCCAAACGTTTAGCTATTTCCAGCAAAACCCCAAAATAGATTTCCCCAATTCTCTACATTTCCCCTAATCCCTAAATTTCCCCCAAAATCCCTAAGTTTTTTTAATAGTTCTTCGTTTAAGTAAAGcccttatatttaaaaaaaattcaatttttttcaggTATTAGGGAAAGCGATTCGGCCAGGTTTTTCAGCATCTAGAGTTTCTGTCAATGTTGGAGAAGAGGTAAATATTCGAGTAATTCATGCTTATAGTTGAATGAGAGAAATGAGTGATGTCAAAGTTGAGAAACCAGACGATGAACAGCCGCAAGAAAGCAGCAAATTCCTAATGCAACCTGCAACAGTGTACCACAGTAGCAGGAAATAGGGATTCATAATGTCGTGAAAGAAACTGGATCTTCTTCTTGTCGTCTAAATGATCAGAATAAGATTATCAGAAATGGAGGGTGTTTAATTAATCCATTAGGGTTCCCATATAGGTCTCGAATGCAGGTTTTGGCTGCAGATGCACCATCAGGAAGTGGAGAGTTGCTCATAATGAATGATTTACCTGTTTACAAGAGAGGGAGGAACAAAATACAAGAAGCCATTGAAGAGGCTGAGCAAAAGAAGAggaagaataagattaaaaacagAATTTCAGCTGCAAAATCTCGAGCCAGGTCTCAGGTGCGTATGTGTGCGCAGTAGTAGTAGAATCTAGAATACAGCCCCAAACTTAGCCAAGTTGTTCCATACAGTCATATCTAGAAGGcagcatgtatatatatgcaagCATATTAGTCGAAAATTAcaattcttcctttctttttcctattttattagtAGAGCTGAAACGGGAGCTTAGTTCTTACGATTTTAATTTCCACAGATGTAACTGTTTTCTTATACTAAAGCTGCGATCTTATTTTGAAGGAGCATACAAGATTTCCGGAAGAAAAAGTGGAGCAATTAAGAAATGAGAATGCACTTTTAAAGAAATTACTTTCCCTGGTGAGAGACCTCATGTTTCTTCTTGGAAAGTGGAAGAAACTGAGAAAATATAcaatattttccttattttctatGTATTACTTATTGATTTTTGGCCTTTCTCATCTTGCATGTGGATCAGGAAGCTGCAGCAGCTGAGAGACTCCTAGAGGTACTGATTTTATATGTCCAATGAACTTAATATATGGAGACTAATGAGGAGGTTTAAGCTCATCAAGATCAATGGTGGTGGTGAGACCGAGTGACAATATGGGATgacatagtttcattttttaagACATTATAGGATCTCCGTTatacatcaaatatatataaagaaaagctTTTTGCTTGCCTTCAGTCGACCTggctttcaaaatataataaagataatTAGATTTGCAGTGAGCTAAAGATAGATCACGCTACTGTaaagtttttgataatttat
This window encodes:
- the LOC107949775 gene encoding protein ABSCISIC ACID-INSENSITIVE 5-like isoform X1; this translates as MLEKRSRMQVLAADAPSGSGELLIMNDLPVYKRGRNKIQEAIEEAEQKKRKNKIKNRISAAKSRARSQEHTRFPEEKVEQLRNENALLKKLLSLEAAAAERLLEKRQRLKLKS
- the LOC107949775 gene encoding protein ABSCISIC ACID-INSENSITIVE 5-like isoform X2, producing the protein MLEKRSRMQVLAADAPSGSGELLIMNDLPVYKRGRNKIQEAIEEAEQKKRKNKIKNRISAAKSRARSQEHTRFPEEKVEQLRNENALLKKLLSLVRDLMFLLGNCSS